From a single Lineus longissimus chromosome 16, tnLinLong1.2, whole genome shotgun sequence genomic region:
- the LOC135500157 gene encoding uncharacterized protein LOC135500157, producing MADFIPLGRLHLRPLQFYLKCFFKTHQDHIEKVVPLQPIFFQYLLWWESEDNLMAGDPLHPPEPVVTLITDASLSGWGAHLGTQTVSSQWSEQEASLHINLLELKAVLLAIKALLNQIRGKCIRILSDNTTVVSYIRRQGGTQSLSLYLLTRELFLFCQEQGIFLRVAFIPGKRNVLADSLS from the coding sequence ATGGCAGATTTCATCCCACTGGGGAGGCTTCATCTACGCCCACTGCAGTTTTATCTCAAGTGCTTTTTCAAAACCCATCAAGATCACATAGAAAAAGTGGTGCCGCTGCAGCCAATATTTTTCCAGTATCTTCTGTGGTGGGAGTCCGAGGACAATCTGATGGCCGGAGATCCGTTGCATCCTCCCGAACCAGTCGTGACCCTTATTACCGATGCCAGTCTATCGGGTTGGGGTGCCCACTTAGGCACTCAGACGGTGTCCAGTCAGTGGTCAGAGCAGGAAGCCAGCCTTCACATCAATCTCCTGGAGCTGAAGGCGGTCCTGTTAGCAATCAAGGCTTTGTTGAATCAGATTCGAGGCAAATGCATCAGAATTCTGTCGGACAACACCACTGTGGTGTCCTACATTCGTCGACAAGGGGGCACCCAGTCGTTGAGTCTCTACCTGCTCACCAGGGAGCTTTTTCTATTCTGTCAGGAACAGGGGATCTTTCTCAGAGTGGCCTTTATACCAGGCAAGAGAAACGTTCTGGCCGACAGTCTCAGTTGA